The Frankiaceae bacterium genome contains a region encoding:
- the era gene encoding GTPase Era, translated as MSDGFRSGFACFVGRPNAGKSTLTNALVGQKVAIASSKPQTTRHAIRGVVNTDQAQLVLVDTPGLHKPKTLLGQRLNDIVRTTWAEVDVVAFCIPADKPVGTGDRFIANELSELNTPVIAVVTKGDLVSDKQRMGEQLLAVAGLGDWAEVVPCSAVTQWQVDLLQDLLIQRLPEGPMLYPEGELTDEPELHMAGELIREAALEGVRDELPHSLAVVVEEMVKRENSDLVDVHATLFVERDSQKAIVIGSGGERLRDVGTRARKQIEALLGSRVYLDLRVKVAKDWQRDPKQLRRLGF; from the coding sequence ATGAGTGACGGCTTCCGTTCGGGCTTCGCCTGCTTCGTCGGGCGGCCGAACGCCGGCAAGTCCACCCTCACGAACGCCCTCGTCGGCCAGAAGGTCGCCATCGCGAGCAGCAAGCCGCAGACGACCCGCCACGCCATCCGCGGGGTCGTCAACACGGACCAAGCGCAGCTCGTCCTCGTCGACACCCCCGGTCTGCACAAGCCGAAGACGCTGCTCGGCCAGCGGCTGAACGACATCGTCCGTACGACGTGGGCGGAGGTCGACGTCGTGGCGTTCTGCATCCCCGCGGACAAGCCGGTCGGCACCGGCGACAGGTTCATCGCGAACGAGCTGAGCGAGCTGAACACGCCTGTCATCGCCGTCGTGACAAAGGGCGACCTGGTCTCCGACAAGCAGCGGATGGGGGAGCAGCTGCTCGCCGTCGCGGGCCTCGGCGACTGGGCCGAGGTCGTCCCCTGCTCGGCGGTCACGCAGTGGCAGGTGGACCTGCTCCAGGACCTGCTGATCCAACGGCTTCCCGAGGGTCCGATGCTCTACCCCGAGGGCGAGCTGACCGACGAGCCCGAGCTGCACATGGCCGGCGAGCTGATCCGCGAGGCCGCGCTGGAGGGCGTACGCGACGAGCTGCCGCACTCCCTCGCCGTCGTCGTCGAGGAGATGGTCAAGCGCGAGAACAGCGACCTCGTCGACGTGCACGCGACGCTGTTCGTCGAACGCGACAGCCAGAAGGCGATCGTCATCGGCAGCGGCGGCGAACGTCTCCGCGACGTCGGCACCCGCGCCCGCAAGCAGATCGAGGCGCTGCTCGGCAGCCGCGTCTACCTCGACCTGCGCGTCAAGGTCGCCAAGGACTGGCAGCGCGACCCGAAGCAGCTACGGCGCCTGGGCTTCTAG
- a CDS encoding cytidine deaminase gives MVTLARAALGRALVRTMPAAGAAVRDDMGRTYAAASVEVDGASVTALQLAVASAISSGARAFEAAAVVSDDLDLDKEGVTALNAFGPVVLFRATADGSVVDE, from the coding sequence TTGGTCACTCTGGCGCGGGCGGCGCTGGGCCGGGCGCTCGTACGCACCATGCCCGCGGCCGGCGCGGCCGTGCGGGACGACATGGGGCGGACGTACGCCGCCGCCTCCGTCGAGGTCGACGGCGCGAGCGTGACCGCGCTCCAGCTGGCCGTGGCGTCCGCGATCAGCAGCGGCGCGCGCGCGTTCGAGGCGGCCGCGGTGGTCAGCGACGACCTCGACCTGGACAAGGAGGGCGTCACGGCGCTCAACGCGTTCGGGCCTGTGGTGCTGTTCCGGGCGACGGCGGACGGCAGCGTCGTCGATGAGTGA
- a CDS encoding type IV toxin-antitoxin system AbiEi family antitoxin domain-containing protein, producing the protein MRRFIDASGHAARSVDETPHRDAGRSTGWPTQADRLSTDGLPPLPKRCAARHAGGMRDPLDDLAASRARVVTAGELDAAGLDHNAVMRMRRDGRLIRLYHRTYAVPPVAEGEFALACRGAVAFAGRGAVLIGETALAFGTAYPRPATPEVGVPRARHTRGTPGLTVRRLADEWFVRTIRRAGLVLQHPAPAVVWATGRLARVVDRRAVVCAAVAAGLTAPAEVRGAACGLRVARRCELLDTCDFVAAGCESPAEIEYLVEVERAFGLPAGERQAVIEVPGQRVRRVDVRYGRVVVEIDGANHAAPRQRDADAVRDVVLTALGLHVVRVTASDIAAAPGLVAATVTRALTHHA; encoded by the coding sequence GTGCGGCGTTTCATCGACGCCAGCGGCCACGCGGCACGTTCCGTGGACGAAACGCCGCACCGGGATGCCGGGCGGTCCACAGGATGGCCGACGCAGGCGGATCGTTTGTCCACAGATGGGCTGCCGCCCCTGCCGAAACGGTGCGCGGCGCGGCACGCTGGTGGGATGCGCGATCCGCTGGACGACCTGGCTGCCTCCCGCGCGCGAGTCGTCACCGCCGGCGAGCTGGACGCCGCGGGGCTCGACCACAACGCCGTGATGCGCATGCGCAGAGATGGCCGGCTGATCCGGCTCTACCACCGAACGTACGCGGTCCCCCCGGTCGCGGAAGGTGAGTTCGCGCTCGCGTGCCGCGGAGCCGTGGCATTCGCCGGACGCGGTGCGGTCCTGATCGGCGAGACCGCACTGGCGTTCGGCACGGCGTACCCGCGGCCTGCGACACCTGAGGTGGGAGTGCCACGCGCGCGCCACACGCGGGGTACGCCCGGACTGACCGTGCGTCGGCTCGCCGACGAGTGGTTCGTACGCACCATCAGGCGCGCCGGCCTGGTGCTCCAGCATCCCGCGCCGGCTGTCGTCTGGGCGACCGGGCGACTCGCCCGCGTCGTTGACCGTCGCGCGGTGGTCTGCGCCGCGGTCGCCGCGGGACTGACAGCGCCCGCGGAGGTCAGGGGCGCCGCGTGTGGCCTTCGGGTGGCGCGACGCTGTGAGCTGCTCGACACGTGCGACTTCGTCGCGGCGGGCTGTGAGAGCCCGGCGGAGATCGAGTACCTCGTGGAGGTCGAACGCGCCTTCGGCCTCCCTGCCGGCGAACGCCAAGCCGTCATCGAGGTGCCCGGGCAACGAGTGCGGCGGGTGGACGTGCGCTACGGGCGGGTGGTGGTCGAGATCGACGGCGCCAACCATGCTGCTCCGCGGCAACGTGACGCCGATGCCGTACGCGACGTCGTGCTCACCGCGCTCGGCCTGCACGTGGTCCGCGTGACGGCGAGCGACATCGCCGCCGCACCGGGTCTGGTCGCCGCCACGGTGACGCGTGCCCTCACCCATCACGCCTGA
- a CDS encoding hemolysin family protein, whose protein sequence is MARAGWRLTPMPEDAPLLVLAFLLVVIAGALAMVETAITRTSRVRADALARDGRRGSDRLSLIASDAPRYLNLVLLLRLVAELTAVVIVAARIIAARGSADGLAIAVSAALMVVVSYVLVGVAPRTIGLQHSDTVALRSAGAVVWLTRLFGPLPKLLILVGNAVTPGRGLPSGPFANEAELRDLVDLAEAGQVIEEGERDMIHSVFELGDTLVREVMVPRPDIVFIERGKTVRQTLNLALRSGFSRLPVIGESADDIVGVAYLKDLVRRSQEGKDEVKVDEFVRTPAFVPDSKPVDELLREMQKDQTHMAVVIDEYGGTAGICTIEDILEEIVGEITDEYDKEQPPVEQVSDSTIRVSARLPIDEINEMYDVELPCEDVETVGGLLASELGRVPIPGATVTLEGLTFVAESAKGRRHRIGTVLITRN, encoded by the coding sequence GTGGCGCGCGCGGGCTGGCGGCTGACGCCGATGCCCGAGGACGCGCCGCTGCTGGTGCTGGCGTTCCTGCTCGTCGTGATCGCGGGGGCACTGGCGATGGTCGAGACGGCGATCACGCGGACGTCGCGCGTCCGCGCCGACGCCCTCGCGCGCGACGGCCGGCGCGGCTCGGACCGGCTCTCGCTCATCGCGTCCGACGCGCCGCGCTACCTCAACCTCGTTCTCCTGCTGCGCCTCGTCGCCGAGCTGACCGCCGTCGTCATCGTGGCGGCGCGCATCATCGCCGCGCGCGGGTCGGCCGACGGGCTCGCCATCGCCGTCTCCGCCGCGCTCATGGTCGTGGTGTCGTACGTCCTCGTCGGCGTCGCCCCGCGCACGATCGGCCTGCAGCACTCCGACACCGTCGCGCTGCGTTCGGCCGGGGCGGTCGTGTGGCTGACGCGGCTGTTCGGGCCGCTGCCGAAGCTGCTCATCCTCGTCGGCAACGCCGTCACGCCGGGTCGCGGACTGCCGAGCGGGCCGTTCGCGAACGAAGCCGAGCTGCGCGACCTCGTCGACCTCGCCGAAGCCGGCCAGGTCATCGAGGAGGGCGAGCGGGACATGATCCACTCGGTCTTCGAGCTCGGCGACACGCTCGTCCGCGAGGTCATGGTGCCGCGGCCGGACATCGTGTTCATCGAGCGCGGCAAGACCGTTCGTCAGACTCTCAACCTCGCGCTCCGGTCCGGCTTCTCGCGGCTGCCGGTCATCGGCGAGTCCGCTGACGACATCGTCGGGGTGGCGTACCTCAAGGACCTCGTGCGGCGCTCGCAGGAGGGCAAGGACGAGGTGAAGGTCGACGAGTTCGTGCGGACGCCGGCGTTCGTGCCCGACTCCAAGCCGGTCGACGAGCTGCTGCGCGAGATGCAGAAGGACCAGACGCACATGGCCGTCGTCATCGACGAGTACGGCGGCACCGCCGGCATCTGCACGATCGAGGACATCCTCGAGGAGATCGTCGGCGAGATCACCGACGAGTACGACAAGGAGCAGCCGCCCGTCGAGCAGGTCTCCGACTCGACCATCCGCGTGTCGGCCCGGCTGCCGATCGACGAGATCAACGAGATGTACGACGTCGAGCTGCCCTGCGAGGACGTCGAGACGGTGGGCGGTCTGCTGGCCTCGGAGCTCGGGCGGGTGCCTATCCCGGGCGCGACGGTGACGTTGGAGGGCCTGACCTTCGTGGCCGAGTCCGCGAAGGGCCGCCGCCACCGCATCGGCACCGTCCTCATCACCCGCAACTGA
- the ybeY gene encoding rRNA maturation RNase YbeY yields MSVFVANESGTPVDEEGLIALARYVLGEMGVSPMAELSILLVDVDAMEQMHIRWMNEPGPTDVLAFPMDELEGTRMATHPGDEDPPEPALLGDVVLCPTVAAKQAETAGHAMNDELHLLCTHGILHLLGYDHAEAEEEQAMFREQARLLAAWRARAGG; encoded by the coding sequence GTGAGCGTCTTCGTCGCGAACGAGAGCGGCACCCCCGTCGACGAGGAGGGGCTGATCGCGCTGGCGCGCTACGTCCTCGGCGAGATGGGCGTCTCGCCGATGGCCGAGCTGTCGATCCTGCTCGTCGACGTCGACGCGATGGAGCAGATGCACATCCGCTGGATGAACGAGCCCGGCCCGACCGACGTCCTCGCGTTCCCCATGGACGAGCTCGAGGGCACGCGGATGGCGACGCACCCCGGCGACGAGGACCCGCCCGAGCCGGCGCTGCTCGGCGACGTCGTGCTCTGTCCCACCGTCGCCGCGAAGCAGGCGGAGACCGCCGGCCACGCCATGAACGACGAGCTGCACCTGCTCTGCACCCACGGCATCCTGCACCTCCTCGGCTACGACCACGCCGAGGCCGAGGAGGAGCAGGCGATGTTCCGCGAGCAGGCGCGGCTCCTCGCCGCGTGGCGCGCGCGGGCTGGCGGCTGA
- a CDS encoding serine hydrolase domain-containing protein gives MSAADACLRLVQERQAERRLPSVSATVFRGAENLWYGAAGSAVVEDSVPPTADTQYRLGSITKTFTAVLVMQLRDAGALDLDDRIGDHLPEAAHGTPTIRRLLSHLSGLQREPVGEVWESLVAPTREELFGNLAQAQLVLPPNRRWHYSNLAYAVLGELVARHTGGTWEEAVQARLLAPLGLTRTTLDPVAPYAQGYFTDPYADRAAREPVLEMRGTASAAQLWASAADLARWGAFLLEPDPDVLSPDTLIEMTHLHAMADQDGWTLAWGLGLMLFRRADKVFAGHTGGMPGHLAGLAVSRKDGVGAACFANNSSSFESGAFACDLVTTWLEKEPSPVTPWAPGPPVPAAYEGILGTWWTEGSEFVFSWREGKLQALPVGAPATLAPAVFEPDGDDTFRGVSGREQGEQLRVVRDDAGNVTKMYWATYPLTKRPLVFGAS, from the coding sequence GTGAGCGCCGCCGACGCCTGCCTGCGGCTCGTCCAGGAGCGCCAGGCCGAACGCCGCCTCCCCAGTGTCAGCGCCACCGTCTTCCGCGGCGCCGAGAACCTCTGGTACGGCGCCGCAGGTTCGGCCGTCGTCGAGGACTCCGTGCCGCCCACCGCGGACACGCAGTACCGGCTCGGGTCGATCACGAAGACGTTCACCGCGGTCCTCGTCATGCAGCTGCGCGACGCGGGAGCGCTCGACCTCGACGACCGCATCGGCGACCACCTGCCCGAGGCCGCGCACGGCACGCCGACGATCCGCCGTCTCCTCTCGCACCTGTCCGGGCTGCAACGCGAGCCGGTCGGCGAGGTGTGGGAGTCACTCGTCGCGCCGACCCGCGAGGAGCTGTTCGGCAACCTCGCGCAGGCCCAGCTCGTCCTCCCGCCGAACCGCCGCTGGCACTACTCCAACCTCGCGTACGCCGTCCTCGGCGAGCTCGTCGCGCGGCACACCGGCGGCACGTGGGAGGAGGCCGTCCAGGCGCGCCTTCTCGCGCCGCTCGGGCTGACGCGTACGACGCTCGACCCCGTGGCGCCGTACGCGCAGGGGTACTTCACCGACCCGTACGCCGACCGCGCAGCCCGCGAGCCCGTCCTCGAGATGCGCGGCACAGCGAGCGCCGCGCAGCTCTGGGCGTCGGCCGCTGACCTGGCTCGCTGGGGGGCCTTCCTGCTGGAGCCCGACCCGGACGTCCTCAGCCCCGACACGCTCATCGAGATGACCCACCTGCACGCCATGGCCGACCAGGACGGGTGGACACTCGCGTGGGGGCTCGGACTGATGCTGTTCCGGCGCGCGGACAAGGTCTTCGCCGGTCACACCGGCGGGATGCCCGGGCACCTTGCCGGTCTCGCGGTGTCGCGCAAGGACGGCGTCGGGGCGGCGTGCTTCGCCAACAACTCGTCGTCGTTCGAGTCCGGGGCCTTCGCGTGCGATCTCGTGACGACGTGGCTGGAGAAGGAGCCTTCGCCGGTCACGCCGTGGGCCCCCGGGCCGCCGGTGCCCGCGGCGTACGAGGGCATCCTCGGCACGTGGTGGACGGAGGGGTCGGAGTTCGTGTTCTCGTGGCGCGAGGGGAAGCTCCAGGCGCTGCCCGTCGGGGCGCCCGCGACCCTGGCGCCTGCGGTGTTCGAGCCAGACGGCGACGACACGTTCCGCGGCGTGTCAGGACGGGAGCAGGGCGAGCAGCTGCGCGTCGTCCGCGACGACGCGGGAAACGTCACGAAGATGTACTGGGCGACGTACCCGTTGACGAAACGACCACTCGTCTTCGGCGCTTCCTAA
- a CDS encoding HIT domain-containing protein: MPDDCLFCRLVAGEIPATIVRETDETLAFRDIAPKAPVHVLVIPKAHHADIGSLAAADPVLAQRLLAEAAAVAEAEGIGDAWRLGFNTGAAVGQTVFHVHAHVLGGGRIEGM; the protein is encoded by the coding sequence ATGCCCGACGACTGCCTGTTCTGCCGCCTCGTCGCGGGGGAGATCCCCGCCACGATCGTCCGCGAGACCGACGAGACGCTGGCGTTCCGCGACATCGCGCCGAAGGCGCCCGTGCACGTCCTCGTCATCCCCAAGGCGCACCACGCCGACATCGGCTCGCTCGCCGCCGCCGACCCCGTTCTCGCGCAACGGCTGCTCGCCGAGGCCGCCGCGGTCGCCGAGGCCGAGGGGATCGGCGACGCGTGGCGGCTCGGGTTCAACACCGGCGCCGCCGTCGGCCAGACCGTCTTCCATGTGCACGCGCACGTGCTCGGCGGCGGCCGTATCGAGGGCATGTGA
- a CDS encoding SigE family RNA polymerase sigma factor — MARRGEAVEEATGEVPLVELYRTHYRSLVRLAALLLDDVGTSEEVVQDAYIRMHGAWRRIKDPEKALPYLRTTVVNLSRSRMRHRQVAEKHAPRPMPDMPSAEYGAITRAERDAVVEALRGLPPKQREALVLRFYGDLSELEIATAMGVSQGAVKSHLHRGKAALARSLESQS; from the coding sequence ATGGCACGGAGGGGGGAGGCGGTGGAGGAGGCCACGGGCGAGGTCCCGCTGGTCGAGCTCTACCGCACGCACTACCGGTCGCTCGTCCGCCTCGCCGCGCTGCTCCTCGACGACGTCGGGACGAGCGAGGAGGTCGTGCAGGACGCGTACATCCGGATGCACGGCGCCTGGCGGCGCATCAAGGACCCGGAGAAGGCGCTGCCGTACCTGCGCACGACCGTCGTCAACCTCTCCCGTTCGCGGATGCGGCACCGTCAGGTGGCCGAGAAGCACGCGCCGCGGCCCATGCCCGACATGCCGAGCGCCGAGTACGGCGCCATCACCCGCGCCGAGCGCGACGCCGTCGTCGAGGCGTTGCGGGGCCTGCCGCCGAAGCAGCGAGAGGCCCTCGTCCTGCGCTTCTACGGCGACCTCAGCGAGCTCGAGATCGCCACCGCGATGGGCGTGAGCCAAGGCGCCGTGAAGTCCCACCTGCACCGCGGCAAGGCCGCGCTGGCGCGTTCCCTGGAGTCGCAGTCATGA
- a CDS encoding 16S rRNA (uracil(1498)-N(3))-methyltransferase gives MTAPLFLADDVSAGVLTLAGDEGRHAATVRRIRAGERVDVGDGRGTVAECVVAFVAGDTVTLTVTTHRSEPAPQPRLVVVQALAKGDRGEDAIEAMTEVGVDEFVPWAAGRSVVRWEGARGEKALGRWRSTAREAAKQSRRAWLPEVAPLATTADVAARLTTAALAVVLHEDATTPLAAAVVPDTGDIVVVVGPEGGISEAELDALAAAPYRLGRSVLRTSTAGVAAAALLLSRTARWS, from the coding sequence GTGACGGCGCCGCTGTTCCTCGCGGACGACGTCTCGGCCGGCGTCCTCACGCTGGCCGGCGACGAGGGCCGCCACGCCGCCACCGTGCGCCGCATCAGAGCAGGCGAACGCGTCGACGTCGGCGACGGCCGCGGCACCGTGGCCGAGTGCGTCGTCGCCTTCGTTGCCGGCGACACCGTCACGCTGACCGTCACCACCCACCGCTCCGAGCCGGCCCCGCAGCCGCGGCTCGTCGTCGTCCAGGCGCTCGCCAAAGGTGACCGCGGCGAGGATGCCATCGAGGCGATGACCGAGGTCGGGGTGGACGAGTTCGTGCCGTGGGCGGCGGGGCGCAGCGTCGTACGGTGGGAGGGCGCGAGGGGTGAGAAAGCGCTGGGGCGCTGGCGTTCCACGGCCCGCGAGGCGGCGAAGCAGTCCCGCCGCGCGTGGCTCCCCGAGGTCGCGCCGCTCGCGACCACGGCCGACGTCGCCGCGCGACTCACGACAGCGGCGCTCGCGGTCGTACTCCACGAGGACGCCACGACGCCGCTCGCCGCCGCCGTCGTCCCGGACACCGGCGACATCGTCGTCGTCGTCGGTCCCGAGGGCGGGATCAGCGAGGCGGAGCTCGATGCGTTGGCGGCGGCGCCGTACCGTCTCGGCCGCAGCGTGCTGCGTACCTCGACGGCCGGCGTCGCCGCGGCGGCGCTGCTCCTGAGCCGTACCGCCCGCTGGTCCTAG
- a CDS encoding helix-turn-helix domain-containing protein, translating to MTEAARLLRYARKRAGLTQRALAAKAGVPQPYVARVESSATDPTVSSLSRLLRACETTLEAMPGSGEGIDRTLFTLDRTPAERMAGAGAAAAWLEVLDNARTAG from the coding sequence ATGACCGAGGCCGCCAGGCTCCTCCGTTACGCCCGCAAGCGCGCGGGCCTCACCCAGCGCGCGCTGGCCGCGAAGGCGGGCGTGCCGCAGCCGTACGTCGCCCGCGTCGAGTCCAGCGCGACCGACCCGACCGTGTCGTCGCTGTCGCGGCTACTGCGCGCGTGCGAGACGACGCTGGAGGCGATGCCGGGGAGCGGCGAGGGCATCGACCGCACGCTCTTCACGCTCGACCGGACGCCCGCCGAGCGCATGGCCGGCGCGGGCGCGGCGGCCGCCTGGCTCGAGGTGCTCGACAACGCACGGACCGCCGGATGA
- the dnaJ gene encoding molecular chaperone DnaJ, which translates to MADTTDLYDVLGVGRDASADEIKKAYRRLARDLHPDVNPDPETQERFKEVTAAYEILSDPEKRQRYDAGPDAFGGAGFGSFGDIFEAFFGAGMGGTSRGPRTRVRRGADSLVNLTLDLAEAAFGATKEISFDSAVVCEQCTGAGTAPGTFPETCGTCQGRGEVSQVQRSFLGQVMTTRPCPRCGGVGTVITRPCPGCGGDGRVEQRRTVTVKIPPGVEHGMRIRLSGEGEVGPGGGPQGDLYVQVVEREHDVFERDGDDLHCKVSLPMTAAALGTSLTLTTLDGEETIDIKPGTQSGEVIRLRARGVPHLRGVGRGDLHVHVEVRTPTHVDGEQERLLRDLAKLRGEEHPDGTSGSGGLFGKLRDVLGGR; encoded by the coding sequence GTGGCTGACACGACCGACCTGTACGACGTCCTCGGCGTCGGGCGCGACGCGTCCGCCGACGAGATCAAGAAGGCGTACCGCCGCCTCGCCCGCGACCTGCACCCCGACGTCAACCCCGACCCGGAGACGCAGGAGCGCTTCAAGGAGGTCACGGCGGCGTACGAGATCCTCTCCGACCCCGAGAAGCGACAGCGCTACGACGCCGGGCCGGACGCGTTCGGCGGCGCCGGCTTCGGGTCGTTCGGGGACATCTTCGAGGCGTTCTTCGGCGCGGGGATGGGCGGCACGTCGCGGGGTCCGCGGACCCGCGTACGCCGCGGCGCCGACTCGCTCGTCAACCTCACGCTCGACCTGGCGGAGGCGGCGTTCGGGGCGACGAAGGAGATCTCGTTCGACTCCGCCGTCGTCTGCGAGCAGTGCACCGGCGCGGGCACGGCGCCGGGGACGTTCCCCGAGACGTGCGGCACCTGCCAGGGGCGCGGCGAGGTCAGCCAGGTGCAGCGGTCGTTCCTCGGGCAGGTCATGACGACGCGGCCCTGCCCGCGCTGCGGGGGCGTCGGCACCGTCATCACGCGCCCGTGCCCTGGCTGCGGCGGCGACGGGCGGGTCGAGCAGCGCCGTACGGTCACCGTCAAGATCCCGCCCGGCGTCGAGCACGGCATGCGCATCCGCCTGTCCGGCGAGGGCGAGGTCGGGCCGGGCGGCGGGCCGCAGGGCGACCTGTACGTCCAGGTCGTCGAACGCGAGCACGACGTCTTCGAACGCGACGGCGACGACCTGCACTGCAAGGTCTCGCTGCCGATGACGGCGGCGGCGCTCGGGACGTCGCTGACGCTGACGACGCTCGACGGCGAGGAGACCATCGACATCAAGCCGGGCACGCAGTCCGGCGAGGTCATCCGCCTCCGCGCGCGCGGCGTGCCGCACCTGCGCGGTGTCGGCCGCGGCGACCTGCACGTGCACGTCGAGGTCCGTACGCCCACCCATGTCGACGGCGAGCAGGAACGCCTCCTCCGCGACCTCGCCAAGCTGCGCGGCGAGGAGCACCCGGACGGGACGTCGGGGAGCGGCGGGCTGTTCGGGAAGCTGCGCGACGTCCTCGGCGGGCGATAA
- the hrcA gene encoding heat-inducible transcriptional repressor HrcA: protein MLDDRKLEVLRAVVEDFVRTNEPVGSKHIVERHNLGVSPATVRNDMATLEDEGYIAQPHTSAGRVPTDKGYRLFVDRLSQVKPLSTAERRAIESFLGGAVDLDDVVTRSVKLLAQLTRQVAVVQYPSLSRSAVRHVELVHLTPSRLLVVLITDTGRVEQRVVELPVSIADGQLDELRTALNRGLAGRHLDEAASALTSLPSGTRPELRPVMTTLMTVILETLVERAEERVALAGTANLTAHSLDFPVIRPVLEALEEQVVLLKLLGEANDPTTVRVRIGDENPEGLRSTSVVSIGYGPGEASLASLGVVGPTRMDYAGTMSAVRAVARYVGDLLGS from the coding sequence GTGCTGGACGACCGCAAGCTGGAGGTGCTGCGGGCCGTCGTCGAGGACTTCGTCCGGACCAACGAGCCCGTCGGCAGCAAGCACATCGTCGAGCGGCACAACCTCGGCGTCTCGCCGGCGACCGTCCGCAACGACATGGCGACGCTCGAGGACGAGGGGTACATCGCGCAGCCACACACCTCGGCAGGGCGCGTCCCGACGGACAAGGGGTACCGGCTGTTCGTCGACCGGCTGTCCCAGGTCAAGCCGCTGTCCACGGCGGAACGGCGCGCCATCGAGTCGTTCCTCGGCGGCGCCGTCGACCTCGACGACGTCGTCACGCGGTCGGTCAAGCTGCTCGCGCAGCTGACCCGCCAGGTCGCGGTGGTGCAGTACCCGTCGCTGTCGCGCTCGGCCGTACGCCACGTCGAGCTCGTGCACCTCACGCCGAGCCGCCTCCTGGTCGTCCTCATCACCGACACCGGCCGCGTCGAGCAGCGCGTGGTCGAGCTGCCGGTCTCGATCGCCGACGGGCAGCTCGACGAGCTGCGTACGGCGCTCAACCGCGGCCTCGCGGGCCGCCACCTCGACGAGGCCGCGTCCGCGCTGACGAGCCTCCCGAGCGGCACGCGGCCCGAACTGCGGCCGGTCATGACGACGTTGATGACGGTCATCCTCGAGACCTTGGTCGAGCGCGCGGAGGAGCGCGTCGCGCTGGCCGGCACCGCCAACCTCACGGCGCACTCGCTCGACTTCCCCGTCATCCGCCCTGTCCTCGAAGCACTGGAGGAGCAGGTCGTCCTCCTCAAGCTGCTCGGCGAGGCCAACGACCCGACCACCGTCCGCGTCCGCATCGGCGACGAGAACCCCGAGGGGCTGCGCTCGACGTCGGTCGTGTCCATCGGGTACGGCCCCGGCGAGGCATCCCTCGCCTCGCTCGGCGTCGTCGGCCCGACCCGGATGGACTACGCCGGCACCATGTCCGCCGTCCGTGCCGTCGCTCGTTACGTCGGCGACCTGTTGGGATCCTGA
- a CDS encoding thioredoxin domain-containing protein, whose protein sequence is MATVELTRETFEETVTRPGITLVDWWASWCGPCRTFAPVYEAASEQHEDVTFATIDTEAEPELSGAAGIRSIPTLMAFRDGVLVFTQPGALPGEALELVIQAVRDIDMDDVRRQLASQDA, encoded by the coding sequence ATGGCGACCGTGGAGCTGACGCGCGAGACGTTCGAGGAGACGGTGACCCGGCCTGGCATCACGCTGGTCGACTGGTGGGCGTCGTGGTGCGGCCCGTGCCGGACGTTCGCGCCGGTGTACGAGGCGGCGAGCGAGCAGCACGAGGACGTGACGTTCGCGACCATCGACACCGAGGCGGAGCCGGAGCTGTCGGGGGCGGCCGGCATCCGCTCCATCCCGACGCTGATGGCGTTCAGGGACGGGGTGCTGGTGTTCACGCAGCCGGGCGCGCTGCCGGGCGAGGCGCTGGAGCTGGTGATCCAGGCGGTGCGCGACATCGACATGGACGACGTACGCCGCCAGCTCGCGTCGCAGGACGCCTGA